In Nomia melanderi isolate GNS246 chromosome 4, iyNomMela1, whole genome shotgun sequence, the following are encoded in one genomic region:
- the kkv gene encoding hyaluronan synthase-like protein kkv isoform X5, translating to MTGIDLRMSKNQPQNGMLPGGGTVGGADDFSDGESTPLTQDYGDSQRTVVETKGWDVFRNPPPKIDSGSMANQRCLEATVQITKVIVYLFVFVIVLGSGAVAKGTILFMTSQLRSDRAIGYCNRQLGRDKQFVVSLPEEERIAWIWCIIIAFAVPEFGTLIRSIRICIFKSWKKPPASHFLLVFLMETFHVVGLALMFMAVLPDLDVVKGAMLTNCVCFVPGLLGLLSRNKNKDESKRFVLVLIDIAALAAQGTSFFLWPLLDSSRPSLWLIAPALFLVSCGWWENYVSMQSPIGFVRSLGRVKKEMRLTRYFTYMFMSVWKIMAFLISTLLILHMKGETVGHLFTMLSSAFGNHQISVSEVRLDSSNRITDIADVIEIGEKIQIPADANTPIYVLLLQIFGAYFAYIFGKFACKILIQGFSYAFPVNLTIPVSISLLIAACGLRNGDPCIFHGTIPDYLFYESPPLYFLNDFVSKQYAWVWLLWLLSQTWITLHVWTPKCERLAATEKLFVVPMYDSLLIDQSMGLNRKRDDQPEVKVEDLAEIEKEKGDGDYETIYEQTDGTTTPPSAVKSSDHVTRIYACATMWHENKEEMMEFLKSILRLDEDQCARRVAQKYLKVVDPDYYEFETHIFFDDAFELADHNENESQVNRFVKLLVGTLDEAASDVHQTRMHVRAPKKYPTPYGGRLVWTLPGKTKMIAHLKDKSKIRHRKRWSQVMYMYYLLGHRLMELPISVDRKEVIAENTYLLTLDGDIDFQPAAVKLLVDLMKKNKNLGAACGRIHPVGSGPMVWYQMFEYAIGHWLQKATEHMIGCVLCSPGCFSLFRGKALMDDNVMKKYTTRSEEARHYVQYDQGEDRWLCTLLLQRGYRVEYSAASDAYTHAPEGFNEFYNQRRRWVPSTIANIMDLLMDAKRTIKINDNISLPYISYQILLMGGTILGPGTIFLMLVGAFVAAFKIDNWTSFYYNIIPILLFMLVCFTCKASIQELEQEKKEAEEAKRKAKQKSLLGFLQNGVGSNDDEEGSIEISLAGLFKCMFCTHGQTSNEKQQLVTIAESLEGLGKRLEVIERAVDPHGQANSRRRASSVGSRTADPHLRVVTEDPGEDQECQSDTETVTSQNTEGNRESHFPSRPYWLSDDGLKKGEIDVLSLQEEQFWKDLLEKYLYPIDEDKAEKERIAKDLKDLRDQSVFAFFMLNALFVLIVFLLQLNKDLLHVKWPFGIKTNISYDENSQEVHITKEYLQLEPIGLVFVFFFALILVIQFTAMLFHRFGTFAHILASTSLDWYCCKKTKDLSEEALLSKHAVEIVRDLQRLDGMEGDYEEGSGSGPGRRKTIRNLEKSRRKTQAINTLDVAFRRRFFQSEGNGLPRNMSTRRSAKAFKAFEGRRNSIIAMRRKSQMQTLGANNIYGVAGNPLGIQGRPSRSSQISVKDVFEGHAGHTNSAYEPDDNTGSSLRLHNLGQSTWREANTNI from the exons TCAAAGAACCGTGGTGGAAACAAAAGGATGGGACGTGTTCCGGAATCCACCACCTAAAATCGATTCCGGTTCGATGGCGAATCAAAGATGCCTCGAGGCGACGGTACAGATCACGAAAGTCATTGTTTACCTCTTCGTATTTGTGATAGTGCTAGGTAGCGGTGCAGTTGCCAAAGGAACAATTTTATTCATGACGTCGCAGCTCAGATCTGACAGAGCGATTGGTTACTGCAATAGGCAATTAG GCCGGGACAAGCAATTCGTAGTGTCGTTACCGGAGGAGGAGAGGATAGCGTGGATCTGGTGCATCATAATAGCGTTCGCGGTGCCGGAGTTCGGCACTTTGATCCGCAGCATTCGGATATGCATCTTCAAGTCGTGGAAGAAACCACCGGCCTCGCATTTCCTCCTCGTTTTTCTCATGGAGACCTTTCACGTGGTTGGCCTGGCTTTAATGTTTATGGCAGTGTTACCCGATTTGGACGTCGTCAAAGGTGCGATGCTGACGAACTGTGTGTGCTTCGTACCCGGACTGCTAG GGCTTCTCTCTCGCAACAAAAACAAAGACGAGTCGAAGAGATTTGTCCTGGTGCTGATCGATATCGCAGCGTTGGCTGCTCAAGGAACAAGTTTTTTCCTTTGGCCATTATTGGATAGTTCCCGACCATCTTTGTGGCTCATAGCGCCGGCATTGTTCCTGGTCTCCTGCGGATGGTGGGAAAATTATGTTTCCATGCAAAGTCCTATCG GATTTGTTCGGTCGCTAGGAAGGGTGAAAAAGGAAATGAGACTCACTCGATACTTTACCTACATGTTCATGTCCGTTTGGAAGATCATGGCTTTCCTTATCAGCACTCTATTGATACTACATATGAAAGGCGAGACCGTGGGTCATTTGTTCACGATGCTAAGCAGCGCTTTCGGGAACCATCAGATCTCTGTATCGGAAGTACGACTGGATTCATCCAATCGGATCACGGACATTGCGGACGTAATCGAAATTGGTGAAAAGATCCAAATACCAGCTGATGCGAACACTCCAATCTATGTGTTACTGTTACAAATATTTGGCGCTTACTTCGCTTATATTTTCG GGAAATTCGCTTGCAAGATCTTGATACAAGGGTTCAGTTACGCGTTTCCTGTTAACCTGACGATACCGGTGTCGATCTCATTGTTGATCGCTGCCTGCGGCTTGAGGAACGGCGACCCTTGCATCTTCCACGGCACGATACCGGATTACCTTTTCTACGAGTCGCCGCCTTTGTATTTCCTCAATGATTTTGTGTCGAAGCAATACGCCTGGGTATGGCTGCTTTGGCTGCTGTCACAAACATGGATCACCCTGCACGTGTGGACACCGAAATGCGAACGTCTGGCTGCCACGGAGAAGCTCTTCGTCGTGCCCATGTACGACTCCCTGTTGATCGATCAGTCGATGGGTCTGAATAGGAAACGGGATGATCAGCCGGAAGTGAAAGTTGAG GATCTAGCTGAGATAGAGAAGGAAAAAGGAGATGGAGATTACGAGACCATATACGAGCAAACGGACGGCACAACTACACCCCCGTCGGCTGTAAAAAGCAGCGATCACGTAACTAGAATCTATGCCTGCGCGACAATGTGGCATGAGAACAAGGAAGAAATGATGGAGTTCTTGAAGAGTATTTTGCGTTTGGACGAGGATCAATGTGCCAGACGCGTAGCCcaaaaatatttgaaggttGTTGATCCGGACTACTATGAATTCGAAA CGCACATATTTTTCGACGACGCATTCGAGTTGGCGGATCACAATGAGAACGAGTCGCAGGTGAACAGGTTCGTTAAGTTGCTAGTGGGAACTTTGGACGAGGCTGCGTCGGACGTTCATCAGACGAGGATGCACGTCAGAGCACCGAAGAAATATCCAACCCCTTACGGCGGACGTCTCGTTTGGACGCTTCCCGGGAAAACGAAGATGATCGCTCATTTGAAAGACAAGAGCAAAATTCGTCACAGGAAACGTTGGAGCCAG GTCATGTACATGTATTACTTGCTCGGACACCGATTGATGGAGTTACCAATCAGCGTGGATCGCAAAGAAGTGATCGCGGAGAATACTTATTTGCTAACTCTCGACGGTGATATCGACTTCCAGCCAGCTGCCGTGAAGCTGCTCGTGGATTTGATGAAGAAGAATAAAAACCTCGGCGCAGCCTGCGGTCGTATTCATCCGGTCGGTTCAG GTCCTATGGTGTGGTATCAGATGTTCGAATACGCTATTGGTCATTGGCTGCAAAAGGCGACCGAACACATGATCGGTTGTGTGCTTTGTAGCCCTGGTTGCTTCTCGCTCTTCAGAGGGAAAGCTCTGATGGATGATAACGTGATGAAGAAGTACACCACCAGATCCGAAGAGGCAAGACATTATGTTCAATACGATCAAGGGGAGGATCGATGGCTTTGTACGTTACTGCTGCAACGAGGTTACAGA GTCGAGTATTCTGCGGCCAGCGATGCTTACACTCACGCGCCCGAAGGGTTCAACGAGTTCTACAATCAGCGTCGGCGATGGGTGCCTTCTACTATAGCCAATATCATGGATCTTCTGATGGACGCAAAACGAACGATTAAAATTAACGATAACATTTCTCTTCCCTATATTTCTTACCAAATTCTGCTCATGG GCGGCACAATTTTGGGACCAGGCACGATTTTCCTCATGTTGGTGGGTGCCTTCGTGGCTGCCTTCAAGATCGATAACTGGACCAGCTTCTACTATAATATCATCCCCATCCTCCTCTTTATGCTCGTATGTTTCACGTGTAAGGCAAGCATTCAG GAACTTGAACAAGAGAAAAAGGAGGCTGAAGAAGCGAAACggaaagcaaaacaaaaatccTTATTAGGATTTCTACAAAATGGCGTCGGTTCAAACGATGATGAAGAAGGATCGATAGAGATCTCTTTAGCGGGACTATTTAAATGCATGTTTTGCACACACGGCCAAACATCGAATGAAAAACAACAGTTGGTCACCATTGCAGAATCATTGGAAGGGCTTGGAAAACGATTGGAAGTCATCGAGAG AGCTGTGGATCCACATGGACAGGCAAATAGCCGAAGGCGAGCTTCATCAGTGGGTTCACGGACTGCTGATCCCCACCTCCGTGTCGTCACCGAGGATCCTGGGGAAGATCAAGAATGCCAAAGCGATACTGAAACTGTGACTAGTCAGAATACGGAAGGAAACCGAGAGAGCCATTTCCCTAGCCGGCCGTACTGGCTGAGCGACGACGGATTGAAAAAGGGTGAAATTGACGTATTGTCTCTCCAGGAAGAACAATTCTGGAAGGATCTCCTGGAGAAGTATCTGTATCCTATCGACGAAGACAAAGCGGAAAAG GAACGAATCGCCAAAGATTTAAAGGATCTACGTGACCAGAGCGTGTTCGCGTTTTTTATGCTGAATGCCCTCTTCGTACTGATCGTGTTTCTGCTGCAATTAAACAAAGACTTGTTGCACGTGAAGTGGCCATTCGGCATCAAGACGAACATCAGCTATGACGAAAATTCTCAGGAG GTACATATCACAAAAGAATACCTACAGTTGGAGCCGATCGGTTTGGTGTTCGTATTCTTCTTCGCGCTGATATTGGTTATTCAATTCACCGCGATGTTGTTCCATCGATTTGGCACGTTCGCCCATATCTTGGCCAGCACCAGTCTGGATTGGTACTGTTGTAAGAAG ACTAAGGATCTGTCGGAGGAAGCGTTACTATCGAAACATGCAGTGGAAATAGTCAGGGATCTACAAAGATTAGACGGAATGGAGGGCGATTATGAAGAAGGCAGCGGCAGCGGTCCTGGCAGAAGGAAGACTATAAGAAACCTCGAGAAGAGTCGAAGAAAAACGCAGGCAATCAATACGCTCGATGTCGCTTTCAGACGACGATTCTTCCAGTCTGAAGGGAACG gcCTGCCAAGGAACATGTCAACGAGGCGATCAGCAAAAGCTTTCAAAGCGTTCGAGGGCCGTAGAAACAGCATAATCGCGATGAGACGGAAGTCGCAGATGCAGACTCTGGGAGCAAACAATATTTACGGGGTGGCTGGGAATCCTTTAGGCATTCAAGGTCGCCCGTCAAGAAGTAGTCAGATTTCCGTGAAAGATGTGTTCGAGGGTCACGCTGGACACACGAATTCCGCTTACGAACCGGACGATAACACTGGAAGCAGTCTCAGACTTCACAATTTGGGTCAAAGCACGTGGAGAGAGGCCAATACCAACATCTGA
- the kkv gene encoding hyaluronan synthase-like protein kkv isoform X1 encodes MTGIDLRMSKNQPQNGMLPGGGTVGGADDFSDGESTPLTQDYGDSQRTVVETKGWDVFRNPPPKIDSGSMANQRCLEATVQITKVIVYLFVFVIVLGSGAVAKGTILFMTSQLRSDRAIGYCNRQLGRDKQFVVSLPEEERIAWIWCIIIAFAVPEFGTLIRSIRICIFKSWKKPPASHFLLVFLMETFHVVGLALMFMAVLPDLDVVKGAMLTNCVCFVPGLLGLLSRNKNKDESKRFVLVLIDIAALAAQGTSFFLWPLLDSSRPSLWLIAPALFLVSCGWWENYVSMQSPIGFVRSLGRVKKEMRLTRYFTYMFMSVWKIMAFLISTLLILHMKGETVGHLFTMLSSAFGNHQISVSEVRLDSSNRITDIADVIEIGEKIQIPADANTPIYVLLLQIFGAYFAYIFGKFACKILIQGFSYAFPVNLTIPVSISLLIAACGLRNGDPCIFHGTIPDYLFYESPPLYFLNDFVSKQYAWVWLLWLLSQTWITLHVWTPKCERLAATEKLFVVPMYDSLLIDQSMGLNRKRDDQPEVKVEDLAEIEKEKGDGDYETIYEQTDGTTTPPSAVKSSDHVTRIYACATMWHENKEEMMEFLKSILRLDEDQCARRVAQKYLKVVDPDYYEFETHIFFDDAFELADHNENESQVNRFVKLLVGTLDEAASDVHQTRMHVRAPKKYPTPYGGRLVWTLPGKTKMIAHLKDKSKIRHRKRWSQVMYMYYLLGHRLMELPISVDRKEVIAENTYLLTLDGDIDFQPAAVKLLVDLMKKNKNLGAACGRIHPVGSGPMVWYQMFEYAIGHWLQKATEHMIGCVLCSPGCFSLFRGKALMDDNVMKKYTTRSEEARHYVQYDQGEDRWLCTLLLQRGYRVEYSAASDAYTHAPEGFNEFYNQRRRWVPSTIANIMDLLMDAKRTIKINDNISLPYISYQILLMGGTILGPGTIFLMLVGAFVAAFKIDNWTSFYYNIIPILLFMLVCFTCKASIQLLCAQILSTGYAMIMMAVIVGTALQLGEDGIGSPSAIFLISLSSSFFIAACLHPQEFWCVVPGIIYLLSIPSMYLLLILYSIINLNVVSWGTREVQVKKTKKELEQEKKEAEEAKRKAKQKSLLGFLQNGVGSNDDEEGSIEISLAGLFKCMFCTHGQTSNEKQQLVTIAESLEGLGKRLEVIERAVDPHGQANSRRRASSVGSRTADPHLRVVTEDPGEDQECQSDTETVTSQNTEGNRESHFPSRPYWLSDDGLKKGEIDVLSLQEEQFWKDLLEKYLYPIDEDKAEKERIAKDLKDLRDQSVFAFFMLNALFVLIVFLLQLNKDLLHVKWPFGIKTNISYDENSQEVHITKEYLQLEPIGLVFVFFFALILVIQFTAMLFHRFGTFAHILASTSLDWYCCKKTKDLSEEALLSKHAVEIVRDLQRLDGMEGDYEEGSGSGPGRRKTIRNLEKSRRKTQAINTLDVAFRRRFFQSEGNGLPRNMSTRRSAKAFKAFEGRRNSIIAMRRKSQMQTLGANNIYGVAGNPLGIQGRPSRSSQISVKDVFEGHAGHTNSAYEPDDNTGSSLRLHNLGQSTWREANTNI; translated from the exons TCAAAGAACCGTGGTGGAAACAAAAGGATGGGACGTGTTCCGGAATCCACCACCTAAAATCGATTCCGGTTCGATGGCGAATCAAAGATGCCTCGAGGCGACGGTACAGATCACGAAAGTCATTGTTTACCTCTTCGTATTTGTGATAGTGCTAGGTAGCGGTGCAGTTGCCAAAGGAACAATTTTATTCATGACGTCGCAGCTCAGATCTGACAGAGCGATTGGTTACTGCAATAGGCAATTAG GCCGGGACAAGCAATTCGTAGTGTCGTTACCGGAGGAGGAGAGGATAGCGTGGATCTGGTGCATCATAATAGCGTTCGCGGTGCCGGAGTTCGGCACTTTGATCCGCAGCATTCGGATATGCATCTTCAAGTCGTGGAAGAAACCACCGGCCTCGCATTTCCTCCTCGTTTTTCTCATGGAGACCTTTCACGTGGTTGGCCTGGCTTTAATGTTTATGGCAGTGTTACCCGATTTGGACGTCGTCAAAGGTGCGATGCTGACGAACTGTGTGTGCTTCGTACCCGGACTGCTAG GGCTTCTCTCTCGCAACAAAAACAAAGACGAGTCGAAGAGATTTGTCCTGGTGCTGATCGATATCGCAGCGTTGGCTGCTCAAGGAACAAGTTTTTTCCTTTGGCCATTATTGGATAGTTCCCGACCATCTTTGTGGCTCATAGCGCCGGCATTGTTCCTGGTCTCCTGCGGATGGTGGGAAAATTATGTTTCCATGCAAAGTCCTATCG GATTTGTTCGGTCGCTAGGAAGGGTGAAAAAGGAAATGAGACTCACTCGATACTTTACCTACATGTTCATGTCCGTTTGGAAGATCATGGCTTTCCTTATCAGCACTCTATTGATACTACATATGAAAGGCGAGACCGTGGGTCATTTGTTCACGATGCTAAGCAGCGCTTTCGGGAACCATCAGATCTCTGTATCGGAAGTACGACTGGATTCATCCAATCGGATCACGGACATTGCGGACGTAATCGAAATTGGTGAAAAGATCCAAATACCAGCTGATGCGAACACTCCAATCTATGTGTTACTGTTACAAATATTTGGCGCTTACTTCGCTTATATTTTCG GGAAATTCGCTTGCAAGATCTTGATACAAGGGTTCAGTTACGCGTTTCCTGTTAACCTGACGATACCGGTGTCGATCTCATTGTTGATCGCTGCCTGCGGCTTGAGGAACGGCGACCCTTGCATCTTCCACGGCACGATACCGGATTACCTTTTCTACGAGTCGCCGCCTTTGTATTTCCTCAATGATTTTGTGTCGAAGCAATACGCCTGGGTATGGCTGCTTTGGCTGCTGTCACAAACATGGATCACCCTGCACGTGTGGACACCGAAATGCGAACGTCTGGCTGCCACGGAGAAGCTCTTCGTCGTGCCCATGTACGACTCCCTGTTGATCGATCAGTCGATGGGTCTGAATAGGAAACGGGATGATCAGCCGGAAGTGAAAGTTGAG GATCTAGCTGAGATAGAGAAGGAAAAAGGAGATGGAGATTACGAGACCATATACGAGCAAACGGACGGCACAACTACACCCCCGTCGGCTGTAAAAAGCAGCGATCACGTAACTAGAATCTATGCCTGCGCGACAATGTGGCATGAGAACAAGGAAGAAATGATGGAGTTCTTGAAGAGTATTTTGCGTTTGGACGAGGATCAATGTGCCAGACGCGTAGCCcaaaaatatttgaaggttGTTGATCCGGACTACTATGAATTCGAAA CGCACATATTTTTCGACGACGCATTCGAGTTGGCGGATCACAATGAGAACGAGTCGCAGGTGAACAGGTTCGTTAAGTTGCTAGTGGGAACTTTGGACGAGGCTGCGTCGGACGTTCATCAGACGAGGATGCACGTCAGAGCACCGAAGAAATATCCAACCCCTTACGGCGGACGTCTCGTTTGGACGCTTCCCGGGAAAACGAAGATGATCGCTCATTTGAAAGACAAGAGCAAAATTCGTCACAGGAAACGTTGGAGCCAG GTCATGTACATGTATTACTTGCTCGGACACCGATTGATGGAGTTACCAATCAGCGTGGATCGCAAAGAAGTGATCGCGGAGAATACTTATTTGCTAACTCTCGACGGTGATATCGACTTCCAGCCAGCTGCCGTGAAGCTGCTCGTGGATTTGATGAAGAAGAATAAAAACCTCGGCGCAGCCTGCGGTCGTATTCATCCGGTCGGTTCAG GTCCTATGGTGTGGTATCAGATGTTCGAATACGCTATTGGTCATTGGCTGCAAAAGGCGACCGAACACATGATCGGTTGTGTGCTTTGTAGCCCTGGTTGCTTCTCGCTCTTCAGAGGGAAAGCTCTGATGGATGATAACGTGATGAAGAAGTACACCACCAGATCCGAAGAGGCAAGACATTATGTTCAATACGATCAAGGGGAGGATCGATGGCTTTGTACGTTACTGCTGCAACGAGGTTACAGA GTCGAGTATTCTGCGGCCAGCGATGCTTACACTCACGCGCCCGAAGGGTTCAACGAGTTCTACAATCAGCGTCGGCGATGGGTGCCTTCTACTATAGCCAATATCATGGATCTTCTGATGGACGCAAAACGAACGATTAAAATTAACGATAACATTTCTCTTCCCTATATTTCTTACCAAATTCTGCTCATGG GCGGCACAATTTTGGGACCAGGCACGATTTTCCTCATGTTGGTGGGTGCCTTCGTGGCTGCCTTCAAGATCGATAACTGGACCAGCTTCTACTATAATATCATCCCCATCCTCCTCTTTATGCTCGTATGTTTCACGTGTAAGGCAAGCATTCAG CTTCTGTGCGCACAAATATTGTCTACAGGGTACGCGATGATAATGATGGCCGTGATCGTGGGTACTGCTCTCCAGCTCGGAGAGGACGGTATCGGATCACCGTCGGCCATATTCTTGATATCATTATCCAGTTCGTTCTTTATAGCAGCCTGTTTGCATCCGCAAGAATTTTGGTGTGTCGTGCCCGGCATTATTTACCTACTCTCAATTCCTTCGATGTATCTTCTCCTTATCCTCTACTCGATTATCAATTTGAACGTCGTCTCGTGGGGCACCCGTGAGGTTCAAGTGAAAAAGACGAAAAag GAACTTGAACAAGAGAAAAAGGAGGCTGAAGAAGCGAAACggaaagcaaaacaaaaatccTTATTAGGATTTCTACAAAATGGCGTCGGTTCAAACGATGATGAAGAAGGATCGATAGAGATCTCTTTAGCGGGACTATTTAAATGCATGTTTTGCACACACGGCCAAACATCGAATGAAAAACAACAGTTGGTCACCATTGCAGAATCATTGGAAGGGCTTGGAAAACGATTGGAAGTCATCGAGAG AGCTGTGGATCCACATGGACAGGCAAATAGCCGAAGGCGAGCTTCATCAGTGGGTTCACGGACTGCTGATCCCCACCTCCGTGTCGTCACCGAGGATCCTGGGGAAGATCAAGAATGCCAAAGCGATACTGAAACTGTGACTAGTCAGAATACGGAAGGAAACCGAGAGAGCCATTTCCCTAGCCGGCCGTACTGGCTGAGCGACGACGGATTGAAAAAGGGTGAAATTGACGTATTGTCTCTCCAGGAAGAACAATTCTGGAAGGATCTCCTGGAGAAGTATCTGTATCCTATCGACGAAGACAAAGCGGAAAAG GAACGAATCGCCAAAGATTTAAAGGATCTACGTGACCAGAGCGTGTTCGCGTTTTTTATGCTGAATGCCCTCTTCGTACTGATCGTGTTTCTGCTGCAATTAAACAAAGACTTGTTGCACGTGAAGTGGCCATTCGGCATCAAGACGAACATCAGCTATGACGAAAATTCTCAGGAG GTACATATCACAAAAGAATACCTACAGTTGGAGCCGATCGGTTTGGTGTTCGTATTCTTCTTCGCGCTGATATTGGTTATTCAATTCACCGCGATGTTGTTCCATCGATTTGGCACGTTCGCCCATATCTTGGCCAGCACCAGTCTGGATTGGTACTGTTGTAAGAAG ACTAAGGATCTGTCGGAGGAAGCGTTACTATCGAAACATGCAGTGGAAATAGTCAGGGATCTACAAAGATTAGACGGAATGGAGGGCGATTATGAAGAAGGCAGCGGCAGCGGTCCTGGCAGAAGGAAGACTATAAGAAACCTCGAGAAGAGTCGAAGAAAAACGCAGGCAATCAATACGCTCGATGTCGCTTTCAGACGACGATTCTTCCAGTCTGAAGGGAACG gcCTGCCAAGGAACATGTCAACGAGGCGATCAGCAAAAGCTTTCAAAGCGTTCGAGGGCCGTAGAAACAGCATAATCGCGATGAGACGGAAGTCGCAGATGCAGACTCTGGGAGCAAACAATATTTACGGGGTGGCTGGGAATCCTTTAGGCATTCAAGGTCGCCCGTCAAGAAGTAGTCAGATTTCCGTGAAAGATGTGTTCGAGGGTCACGCTGGACACACGAATTCCGCTTACGAACCGGACGATAACACTGGAAGCAGTCTCAGACTTCACAATTTGGGTCAAAGCACGTGGAGAGAGGCCAATACCAACATCTGA